In Populus trichocarpa isolate Nisqually-1 chromosome 12, P.trichocarpa_v4.1, whole genome shotgun sequence, a genomic segment contains:
- the LOC7487132 gene encoding LOW QUALITY PROTEIN: probable LRR receptor-like serine/threonine-protein kinase At1g74360 (The sequence of the model RefSeq protein was modified relative to this genomic sequence to represent the inferred CDS: substituted 1 base at 1 genomic stop codon): MKEEEKTDNFWQVVVFVLLILITGSVVVAGDSLETDRQVLLDLKSFLEERNQVNRGQYSQWNRQSSNPCNWSGILCTHDGSRVSAINFTASNISGDLYNNFSSLTALTYLDLSRNTFTGAVPSDLSNCQNLVYLNLSHNILEGELNLTGLSKLETLDLSMNRIFGXIQFSFPEICSNLVVANVSANKFSGRIDNVFDGCLKLQFLDLSTNFFSGEIWKGFSRLKEFSVSENYLSGEVSESFFSKNNCSLQVLDLSGNNFTGKVPSNVSNCRNLDILNLWGNNFNGQIPSEIGLISSLKGLFLGNNTFSPTIPESLLNLRNLVFLDLSRNNFGGDIQKIMGRFTQLKFLVLHGNSYTGGLYSSGILKLANLVRLDLSNNNFTGPLPVEISEMHSLKFLILAYNRFNITIPQEYGNFQNLQALDLSFNNLTGQIPSSLGKLRSLLWLMLANNKLTGEIPPELGNCSSLLWLNLANNQLSGSIPHELMNVGRDPTPTFESNKQDEGIIAGSGECLTMKRWIPADYPPFSFVYTILNRKTCRSIWDRLLKGVGLFPVCAAGSTVRTFQISGYLQLSGNQLSGEVPGDIGKMQSFSMLHLGFNELNGRLPPQIGKLPLVVLNLTKNKFSGEIPNEIGNTKCLQNLDLSYNNFSGTFPVSLNNLSEVSKFNISYNPLISGTVPTTGQMATFEKESYLGDPLLKLPNFIINSMDPPPNEYPKIKKKENKKWVAVLVLLTMTMAFLICGLVSLFVCMLVKSPPESPRYLFEDTKYRQHDFESSSGSSSPCFSDTVKVIRLDRTAFTHADILKATDSFSESRIIGKGGFGTVYRGVLPDGREVAIKKLQREGIEGEKEFRAEMEVLTGNGFGWPHPNLVALYGWCLYGAEKILVYEYMEGGSLEDVISDRMRLPWRRRIDIAIDVGQALVYLHHECSLAIVHRDVKASNVLLDKDGRARVTDFGLARFVDVGDSHVSTTVAGTIGYVAPEYGQSLHATTKGDVYSFGVLAMELATGRRAVDGGEECLLEWARRVMGSWRYGFSRAMIPVVLLGSGLVEEAEEMFELLKIGIRCTAEAPQSRPNMKEVLAMLIKLSCSRPGRGEISFLSQADFQDEMR; encoded by the exons atgaaagaagaagaaaaaactgatAATTTTTGGCAGGTTGTAGTATTCGTGCTCTTAATCTTGATTACAG GTTCAGTGGTTGTGGCTGGAGATTCTCTTGAGACGGATAGACAAGTCCTTCTAGACCTGAAATCATTCCTCGAAGAACGTAACCAAGTAAACAGAGGACAGTACTCTCAGTGGAACCGGCAGAGCTCAAATCCCTGCAACTGGTCTGGAATCCTATGCACACATGATGGTTCAAGAGTTAGTGCCATTAACTTCACTGCCAGTAACATCTCTGGAGATCTTTATAACAACTTCTCGTCTCTGACGGCACTCACTTACCTTGATCTTTCTCGAAACACTTTTACTGGTGCTGTTCCTAGTGATTTGAGCAACTGTCAGAATCTTGTTTATCTCAACCTCTCACATAACATCCTTGAGGGTGAACTCAACTTGACTGGCTTGTCTAAATTGGAGACCCTTGACTTGTCTATGAATAGGATTTTTGGGTGAATTCAGTTCAGCTTTCCAGAAATTTGTAGTAACTTAGTTGTGGCAAATGTTTCAGCGAATAAATTCAGTGGTAGGATTGACAACGTCTTTGATGGCTGTTTGAAATTGCAGTTCCTTGATTTAAGCACGAACTTTTTCAGTGGGGAAATATGGAAAGGTTTTTCGAGGCTCAAGGAGTTCTCTGTATCTGAGAATTATCTCAGCGGAGAAGTTTCAGAGTCATTCTTTTCTAAGAATAATTGTAGCCTGCAAGTATTGGACTTGTCAGGAAACAATTTCACCGGTAAGGTACCAAGCAACGTATCAAATTGCAGAAATTTGGATATTTTGAATCTGTGGGGAAACAATTTCAATGGACAAATTCCATCAGAGATAGGCTTGATTTCAAGTCTTAAAGGTTTGTTCCTGGGGAACAACACATTTTCTCCCACCATACCAGAGTCTCTTTTGAACTTGCGTAACTTGGTCTTTTTGGATTTGAGCAGAAACAATTTTGGGGGTGACATACAAAAGATAATGGGGAGATTCACACAGCTGAAGTTTCTAGTGTTACATGGGAATTCATATACCGGTGGCTTATATTCTTCAGGCATCCTCAAACTAGCTAATCTTGTTCGATTAGACCTGAGCAACAACAACTTCACGGGTCCATTGCCTGTTGAAATCTCTGAAATGCACAGCTTGAAGTTCTTGATCCTAGCGTATAATCGATTTAACATCACTATTCCACAAGAGTACggaaattttcaaaacttgcaAGCTCTCGATCTCTCCTTCAACAACCTAACTGGTCAAATACCATCTTCTCTTGGAAAGTTGAGGTCGCTCTTGTGGTTAATGCTTGCAAACAATAAGTTGACAGGTGAAATTCCACCTGAATTGGGAAACTGCAGTAGTTTGTTGTGGTTGAACCTTGCCAACAACCAGCTCTCTGGCAGTATTCCACATGAATTGATGAATGTTGGAAGGGACCCCACACCAACATTTGAATCAAACAAGCAGGATGAAGGCATCATTGCTGGCTCTGGTGAGTGTTTGACAATGAAGAGGTGGATTCCTGCAGATTATCCCCCATTCAGTTTTGTATACACAATCCTAAATCGGAAGACATGCAGGAGCATATGGGATAGGTTGCTTAAAGGGGTTGGCCTTTTCCCTGTATGCGCTGCAGGATCTACTGTCCGTACGTTTCAAATCTCAGGTTATCTTCAATTGAGCGGCAACCAGCTTTCTGGAGAGGTCCCAGGAGATATTGGTAAGATGCAGAGTTTCAGTATGTTGCATTTGGGTTTCAATGAGCTCAATGGTAGGCTCCCTCCCCAGATTGGAAAATTGCCACTTGTAGTCCTAAACCTCACCAAAAACAAGTTCTCAGGTGAAATTCCAAATGAAATTGGGAACACCAAATGCTTACAGAATCTGGATTTATCTTACAACAACTTCTCAGGCACGTTTCCTGTTAGCTTAAACAACTTGAGTGAGGTGAGCAAGTTCAACATCTCATACAATCCTTTAATTTCTGGTACAGTCCCAACAACTGGGCAGATGGCAACATTTGAGAAAGAATCCTACCTTGGTGATCCACTCCTGAAACTTCCCAATTTTATCATCAACTCGATGGATCCTCCGCCCAATGAATATCCCAAAATCAAGAAGAAGGAGAATAAAAAGTGGGTTGCAGTTTTGGTGCTGTTAACAATGACTATGGCTTTCTTAATCTGCGGACTGGTTTCACTTTTTGTTTGCATGCTGGTGAAAAGCCCACCAGAATCACCAAGATACCTCTTTGAGGATACCAAATACCGCCAGCATGACTTTGAATCAAGTTCAGGGAGTTCATCTCCATGTTTTTCAGATACAGTTAAGGTCATACGTTTGGACAGAACAGCATTCACTCATGCTGACATTTTGAAGGCAACAGACAGTTTTTCAGAAAGTAGAATCATCGGAAAGGGAGGATTTGGAACAGTTTACAGGGGAGTATTGCCTGATGGAAGAGAGGTAGCAATTAAGAAGCTACAAAGAGAAGGAATTGAAGGTGAAAAGGAGTTTAGAGCTGAAATGGAAGTTCTAACCGGAAATGGCTTCGGCTGGCCTCACCCAAACCTTGTGGCACTTTATGGGTGGTGTCTTTATGGTGCAGAGAAAATATTGGTGTACGAGTACATGGAGGGTGGAAGCTTGGAGGATGTTATATCAGATAGGATGAGGCTGCCATGGAGGAGGCGTATTGACATAGCAATCGATGTTGGACAAGCATTAGTATATCTTCACCACGAGTGCTCCCTTGCTATTGTGCACCGTGATGTCAAGGCTAGCAATGTCCTCCTAGATAAAGATGGCAGAGCACGAGTCACAGATTTTGGCCTCGCTAGATTTGTTGATGTTGGGGATAGCCATGTTAGTACAACGGTGGCTGGCACTATTGGGTATGTTGCGCCGGAATATGGTCAAAGTTTGCATGCGACCACCAAAGGTGATGTGTACAGTTTTGGGGTATTGGCAATGGAACTGGCAACAGGGAGGCGAGCTGTGGATGGAGGGGAAGAATGTCTATTGGAATGGGCTAGAAGAGTGATGGGAAGCTGGAGATATGGATTCAGTAGAGCTATGATACCAGTAGTGCTTCTGGGCTCTGGGTTAGTCGAGGAAGCAGAGGAGATGTTTGAGCTACTAAAGATTGGGATAAGATGTACTGCAGAGGCACCACAGTCTAGACCCAACATGAAGGAGGTGCTAGCTAtgctaataaaattatcatgcaGCAGACCAGGCCGCGGGGAGATTTCATTCCTCTCTCAGGCTGATTTTCAAGATGAAATGAGATAA